The sequence ATACTTTAAGTGGTGGTGAAAAACAGATGGTTTTAATTGCACGTGCACTGGTGCAACGACCTAAGTTGTTGATTATGGATGAGCCAGCCGCAAGCCTTGATTTTGGTAATCAAATCAAACTGCTTACCCAAGTTAACGCATTAAAAACACTGGGTATTAGTGTTTTTATGTCTACACATCATCCTCAGCACGCCGCCTCTTTGGCTGATGATGTCATTTTACTGACACCTCATACCCCTGTTTTGCAAAATAGTCCTGAAATTTTGCTGACACCCAATAATTTAGCGCACCTTTACGGTGTACAACCCACAGATATTCAGGCGCATTTTCACGCCTACTCGGATAATAACAATGAATATAGGCAAGAATATGAACACAATTGAAACCACGGATTTTGCTGAACTTTATAAAAATCACATGATACAGGCTGAAAGAACCAAGAAAGAGCCAGCACATTGGGACAAGCGAGCTGAAAAAATGGCAGAAACCTGTGCCAACCCTCGCGATCCTTATTTAATAAAATTTCGTGAAATGATGGATTTTACCGGTGCTGAAACCCTATTAGATGTGGGTTGTGGCCCTGGCTCTATCAGCATTCATGTAGCAGATAAATTCAAAAAAATCATTGGTATTGATTACAGTACAGGTATGTTAACTGTCGCTAAACGTAGAGCTAAACAAGCGGGTATTAACCACGCTGAATTTATCACTTGTGCATGGGAAGATAGTTGGGATGATCTTCCTCATTGTGATATCGTTGTTGCCTCACGCTCAACATTAGTGATGGATTTACAAGCTGCACTCTTAAAGCTTAATCGTCAAGCTAAACTACGCGTTTATACCACTCACACCGTTTCTCCAACCTTTGTTGATCAACGCATTATTCGCTTACTGGGTCGAAATGTTCCTACGCTTCCCACGTATATTTATGCTGTAAACATGCTGAACCAAATGGGTATTCACCCTAAAGTGGATTATATTCGTAGCCGTAACTGTCAGAGTAATTTCAATAGCCTTGAGCAATTTATCGAAGGCATCAACTTCTCCGTAGGACCTTTAAATAAAGACGAAATTGTCCGCTTAACTCATTACTATCATGAAAGCCTTGAAAAAGGTGTTTCACTGATTTCACCAACTCGTGATTGGGCGATGGTTTCTTGGGATGTCGTCCCTGAAAGTGAGCTAACCCTATGATTTATTATCCTGATGCCTTTCTTGATAACTTATTGATGGAAGATATCCAATATGGCGATCTCACTAGCCGAGCGCTCAATATTGGTGATCAACTCGGTACGATGACCTTTACACGCCGTGAAGCAGGCTGTGTCAGTGGGATCACGCTAGGTTGCCGTTTATTAGAAAAATTAGGGTTGGTCGTCACTGCACATCGGCAAGATGGTGATTTTGCTGATAAAGAGGATTGTTTAATCACGGCAGAAGGTCGTGCTGATGCGCTACACCAAGGCTGGAAAGTAGTACAAAACGTGCTGGAATGGAGTTGTGGCGTGAGTGATTATATGGCAAGAATGCTGGAAATCTATCATCGCTACCAACCTAAAGGGCAAATAGCGTGTACACGTAAAAATATCCCTAATACCAAACTACTGGCAACCCAAGCAGTACTTGCGGGCGGTGGGATTATTCATCGCCAAGGTTGTTCTGAAACTATCTTACTCTTTGCTAATCATCGTCGATTTTTAGCAGAGCCGGATAATTGGACGCAACATGTCAAGCAATTACGCCAAGCCGCACCTGAAAAATGTATTGTTGTAGAAGCTGACGATATTGAACAAGCGAGAGAAGCGCTAAAAGCACAACCTGATATTTTACAGCTAGATAAATTCTCTCTTAAAGATATTTCACAGTTACAACAAGAAGCGTCTCAAATTGCGCCTCATTGTCACTTATCGCTGGCAGGGGGCATTAACCTCAATACTATCGAGAAATATGCGCAAACGGGCATCACCTTAATGGTAACGTCTTCACCCTATTATGCCTCACCCACCGATATTAAAGTTCGGCTTTATCCCAAAATTAAATAAAAAAACAATACATTATAAGTAAGTGAGTATTTACATATTTTATCAATAATACACAAAATGAGTGCTAACACATTGTCAGTACTCATTTTATTCATTTATTTTGCACCATTCGTTATATAAAAATTTACATATAGATTAAAAATTGAGATTGGAATGATGAAATTAAAACCTCTATGCTACTGTTTATCTCTTGCTTTACTGCCAAGTATTGCAATCGCTGATACCACTTATGGTCAATCAACGCCTGATTTATTAACCGTTTGGAGTAGCCCTATTGCTGCCAATCCAGACGTGTTAACGCAAGCGCAGATGCTTGAACAAAATAAAGTGAATGCAGCACAAGCCATTGCAACCCTACCCGGTGTTGTGATGCAAAAATCAGGCAACCGTAATGAATACACCATTAAAGTGCGTGGTTTTGATAGCCGTCAAGTGCCTGTCTTCTTTGATGGTATTCCAACGTATGTTCCTTATGATGGCAACTTAGACTTAGCGCGTTTTACCACTAACGATCTAGCCAGTATTGAAGTAAACAAAGGTTATACCTCATTACTGCAAGGCCCTAACTTAATGGGAGGTGCAATTAATATCACTACGGCGACACCGAAAAAACCATTAGAAGGAAGCATTGCTTATTCTCAAGGTTTTGCTCGCGGCGCTGATTATGCACATAACATGAGTGCTCGTTTGGGTGCCCGCAATGATTTAGGCTTTATTCAAGTTAGTGGAAGTCAATTAAAACAACGCTTTACACCAATCCCCGGTGCTGATGAAAATAATGCAGTAGCAGGGACTCATGGGCGTCGGAATAATTCAGCGACGGATGATAAACGAGGGATGCTCAAAGTCGGTTGGACGCCACGCGCTTCTGACGAATATACCCTAACTTATGTAAAACAAAACGGTGAAAAAAATAGTCCACCATCAACATTAGGTAAAGGTAAATTTAAATATTGGGCATGGCCAGATTACAATAAAGAGAGCTATTACTATAGCGGTATCACTCAAATTACCGATGGTATTAATCTACAAAGCCGTGCATACCACGATAAATTCGAAAACACCCTCTATATGTATCCTAAAAAAGGTGGTATCCCTGACTATAGTCACTATGACGACTACAGCACGGGCGCTGCATTGCAATTAGGTATCGATACACGTGACAGTGACCAACTCTCTTTTGCCGCACATTGGAAAGATGATGTTCATCGCGCTCAAAAAGAGAAAGGCGGTGATTGGATGCGTTATAAAGACAGAACCTGGTCTTTAGCCACAGAATACCAATGGGTTGTCACCAATGATCTCGATTTAGTGAGTGCCATTAGCTATGACTGGCGTGACAGTATTGACACCGATAAAGGGGCTAATGACAACAAACAAACCGCTTTTAACTGGGAAATGATGGCTAAATATTCTTTAGCCAATGATGACTCAGTCCGCTTCTCTGTGTCTGATCGTAGTCGCTTCCCTACCCAAAAAGAGCGTTATACCACTGAAAAACCGAAAGATGGATCAAAAGGGATTATTAATCCTGATTTAGATCCTGAACGTGCATTATCTTTTGATTTAACCTACAAAGGACACATTACAGATAAATGGGGCTACCAAACTAGCATTTACTATAACCGTGTCAGTGATGCGATTATGGCACACACAGTTTATCGCGATGGTAACGCATTTTTCCAAAACCAAAATAGTGGACGCGTTAACTATATGGGTCTTGATTTAGGGACTAAAGGCAATGTGACAGATTGGTTAGAGCTTGGTTTAAACTACAGCTATATCCACAGTGATCCTAAACAAATCGAACATATTGAAGGCTTACCAAAACATAAAGCCTATATGTGGATGACGTTTATTCCAGTAGAACAAGTTCGCGTTACCATTATGGAAGAAGCACAAGGCTGGACTTATAACCGTATTGATGAAGATAACAAACTGGCAGGTTATGCTAAAACTGACCTTCGTTTAGATTACAATTTTGGTTATGGTGTTTCTGCTAATGCTTCAGTAAACAACCTGTTTGATAAATCTTATGAATACACACAAGGTTATATGGAAGATGGTCGCAATTATTGGTTAGGTGTTGAATATAAATTCTAATTTATCAATCATAAATTTAAGAGCTGATATTTATTTTAATATCAGCTCTTTTTGTCCTTAAAATAAATTTATTGTCCATAATATTACTCAATATAAAAAATTAAAATCGCAAAAATCCTTTTGCCATTTCTAATAATGTATCCATAGTGCTACTCACTATTTTAACAAAATTATCATAGTTACTATTTGCCGTGCTATATTTTTTTGAAAGCTCATCAAGATTCGTATTGACCTGTTTTTCGACAGCATCCAATGTTTTTTTCAATAAATCAAATTCTGTTTGTAAAATATCATGAGGATCTTGAGGCATTGCTTTTAAATAGTTTATTAATTTATCCACTCCCGACAAATCGATATTCACATCAAACCAAAAAGACAGATTAGGCTGAACAGATGATGAAAGATTTTGCCTTTCTGATGTTACACCTTTAATCTGATTTAATAATTTTAGTACTTCCAAAGAAGCATTCTCTGCTTCAACAACATTTTTATAATATATTTTCTCTCCATTAACCACTCTGGAATATCGACCATCACTCTCTTTTTTGAAAGACATATCCATTTTAAGAATATTATTATCTGAATAATTTGCACTTATCATATTCAAGTTATTAAGTAATTTCTTAACGTCAATATTTATATATCCATCTTTACTACTAGCCTTTACTGCCGTACTTAGCTCAGCTAATTTTTCTCTAAGATCTTTAACAAAATCCATATACTTGGAAAAAACATTTTTAAAAACATCTAAATAATCATTTTTACCCAAAATAATGGATTTTTTAACTTCATTAAATAAATCACTTAATGAGTCCGTTGGATACTTATCAATTGGTTGATCAATATTTACAACATCAGAAATTTGATTAATTTTATTTAAGTTTTTTTGTTGATTAATGTAATTCTTTACATATTGTTCATCAAGATAAAAACCTTTTTCTTTTGGTGATAGGTTTTCTAATATTTTATTTACCTGAGGCTCATTAGTAGAAATATATTGATACTCTCTTTTTACATCCTCTAGCAAAAAATGCGCATTATCTAAAAAATCATCTTTATTATATTCAATCTTATTAGATGATTTTGGTGTTAAATCTATTTTTTTATTACTTTGATAGATATTAGAATCAATAATAGTTGGCATAATATTAACCTTTTATATTAATTAAATAAAATAAGTCGTTTGAAATAAAAATTCATAATTATAGATAGTATTAATATTAGCATTGTTGAGTCATTCTCTCTAAAAATAATTGTTAATTTAAATATATAAATTTTTAGAATCGCAAAAAACCTTTGGCCATTTCTAATAATACATTTATTGTATTGCTGACAATTTTGACAAAATTGTCATAGTTGCTATTTGCAGAGCTATATTTTTTAGATAGTTCATCTAAATTACTATTAATCTTCTTTTCTAAAGCATCAAGTGATTTTTTAAATAAATCAAATTCTGTTTGTAGTAGATTATTAAACTGTTCTTCATCCCGCTCTTTTTTTAATCTTTTAATTTCTTCATTAGCCCTTGACTCAAATCCACTTACAATTTTCTTCTTTAATTCAGAACTCATATATATGCTAACTGTTGCGAGGTCCTTATGATAACCATTAATTATGCTCTCCTTTTTACTTTCTATCTCTTCATCTGTTAATATTTTTTTATCTGGTATTTTTTTCTTAACTTCATTGATAATCTTATCAAAATCATCAAAATCAATATCAACAACAAAATCAATATTGATATCGTTATTTGTTTTTGATGAATTATCATTCTTTACTAATTTAACTCCTTTAATATTCTTCAATAATTTGTCAACTGAATTTAAAGCATGATCAACCTGTGATCTATTTGAATATCTTATTTTTTTCTGTTCTATACTTCTAATATAGAATCCATTATCATATTCAAATTTAAAATTAATTTTAAAAAAAGGATTTCCTTCGAATTTTTTAATAAAGTTATTTTTTGTTTTTTCTAATTCTTTCTTAAATTCAATAAAATCAACAGCCAGTTGTCCATCTTTTTTTGCTGCTTTAGAATATTTACTTAAGGAAGTTATGGCAGTTCTTAAATCTCTTACATAATCCATATAACGAGAGAAAATATCTTTCAAAACATCTAAATAATCATTTTTACCAACAACAATAGATTGCTTCACTTCTTGAAAAAAATCACTTAATGAGTCTGTATGATAACCATAATTAGAAAGAGTACTTTTTATCAATGGTGATGAGTCATTTATTGAATTTAAACATCTTTTACTTCCTATCATATTTTTATTATACTGTTCAGAGAGGAAAAAAAATATTTCCCTCTCTGTTTTTTCTTTTAAATCATTACAAGCTATCCAGTTTTCAAAATCAAAGTCTTTATATTTTTGTTTTATATTTTTTATTAACTCATCTATTTTATTAAAATCTTCTTTTTTATTTTCTGAAGAGGAAGTAGCATCACTAGTTGGTGAAGATGTTGTCAAAGAATTGGGTATATAATGCAAACTTGAATCAATAGGTTTAGGCATTAATTTATCCTTTTACATTAGCACCAATAGCAGAAGCCGCTTCTTGCTGAGCATGAATAACAGCTTCAATAGCTTGCAATAACGCTTTTA comes from Proteus vulgaris and encodes:
- a CDS encoding class I SAM-dependent methyltransferase, coding for MNTIETTDFAELYKNHMIQAERTKKEPAHWDKRAEKMAETCANPRDPYLIKFREMMDFTGAETLLDVGCGPGSISIHVADKFKKIIGIDYSTGMLTVAKRRAKQAGINHAEFITCAWEDSWDDLPHCDIVVASRSTLVMDLQAALLKLNRQAKLRVYTTHTVSPTFVDQRIIRLLGRNVPTLPTYIYAVNMLNQMGIHPKVDYIRSRNCQSNFNSLEQFIEGINFSVGPLNKDEIVRLTHYYHESLEKGVSLISPTRDWAMVSWDVVPESELTL
- the modD gene encoding ModD protein translates to MIYYPDAFLDNLLMEDIQYGDLTSRALNIGDQLGTMTFTRREAGCVSGITLGCRLLEKLGLVVTAHRQDGDFADKEDCLITAEGRADALHQGWKVVQNVLEWSCGVSDYMARMLEIYHRYQPKGQIACTRKNIPNTKLLATQAVLAGGGIIHRQGCSETILLFANHRRFLAEPDNWTQHVKQLRQAAPEKCIVVEADDIEQAREALKAQPDILQLDKFSLKDISQLQQEASQIAPHCHLSLAGGINLNTIEKYAQTGITLMVTSSPYYASPTDIKVRLYPKIK
- a CDS encoding TonB-dependent receptor plug domain-containing protein — translated: MKLKPLCYCLSLALLPSIAIADTTYGQSTPDLLTVWSSPIAANPDVLTQAQMLEQNKVNAAQAIATLPGVVMQKSGNRNEYTIKVRGFDSRQVPVFFDGIPTYVPYDGNLDLARFTTNDLASIEVNKGYTSLLQGPNLMGGAINITTATPKKPLEGSIAYSQGFARGADYAHNMSARLGARNDLGFIQVSGSQLKQRFTPIPGADENNAVAGTHGRRNNSATDDKRGMLKVGWTPRASDEYTLTYVKQNGEKNSPPSTLGKGKFKYWAWPDYNKESYYYSGITQITDGINLQSRAYHDKFENTLYMYPKKGGIPDYSHYDDYSTGAALQLGIDTRDSDQLSFAAHWKDDVHRAQKEKGGDWMRYKDRTWSLATEYQWVVTNDLDLVSAISYDWRDSIDTDKGANDNKQTAFNWEMMAKYSLANDDSVRFSVSDRSRFPTQKERYTTEKPKDGSKGIINPDLDPERALSFDLTYKGHITDKWGYQTSIYYNRVSDAIMAHTVYRDGNAFFQNQNSGRVNYMGLDLGTKGNVTDWLELGLNYSYIHSDPKQIEHIEGLPKHKAYMWMTFIPVEQVRVTIMEEAQGWTYNRIDEDNKLAGYAKTDLRLDYNFGYGVSANASVNNLFDKSYEYTQGYMEDGRNYWLGVEYKF
- a CDS encoding IpaD/SipD/SspD family type III secretion system needle tip protein, giving the protein MPTIIDSNIYQSNKKIDLTPKSSNKIEYNKDDFLDNAHFLLEDVKREYQYISTNEPQVNKILENLSPKEKGFYLDEQYVKNYINQQKNLNKINQISDVVNIDQPIDKYPTDSLSDLFNEVKKSIILGKNDYLDVFKNVFSKYMDFVKDLREKLAELSTAVKASSKDGYINIDVKKLLNNLNMISANYSDNNILKMDMSFKKESDGRYSRVVNGEKIYYKNVVEAENASLEVLKLLNQIKGVTSERQNLSSSVQPNLSFWFDVNIDLSGVDKLINYLKAMPQDPHDILQTEFDLLKKTLDAVEKQVNTNLDELSKKYSTANSNYDNFVKIVSSTMDTLLEMAKGFLRF
- a CDS encoding IpaD/SipD/SspD family type III secretion system needle tip protein; the encoded protein is MPKPIDSSLHYIPNSLTTSSPTSDATSSSENKKEDFNKIDELIKNIKQKYKDFDFENWIACNDLKEKTEREIFFFLSEQYNKNMIGSKRCLNSINDSSPLIKSTLSNYGYHTDSLSDFFQEVKQSIVVGKNDYLDVLKDIFSRYMDYVRDLRTAITSLSKYSKAAKKDGQLAVDFIEFKKELEKTKNNFIKKFEGNPFFKINFKFEYDNGFYIRSIEQKKIRYSNRSQVDHALNSVDKLLKNIKGVKLVKNDNSSKTNNDINIDFVVDIDFDDFDKIINEVKKKIPDKKILTDEEIESKKESIINGYHKDLATVSIYMSSELKKKIVSGFESRANEEIKRLKKERDEEQFNNLLQTEFDLFKKSLDALEKKINSNLDELSKKYSSANSNYDNFVKIVSNTINVLLEMAKGFLRF